Within the Epinephelus lanceolatus isolate andai-2023 chromosome 22, ASM4190304v1, whole genome shotgun sequence genome, the region aggaaatatcaaacagcctggggtgttgttgtcgtacagttgtctatggcagcagattgccctgtgtttctactggtcaaagtgacggctgtgacaggAGCCGTTGTTaacgacaaaaagaaattcaaacatgctagactttctgctGGAGCATCGCGAGGCGTCCCAGACGTGACGTTAGTTGTCGtttactatgacacactacacaagatGAAACAATAGGTTATCGCGTACGACAGTCATTGTCGTTCACAATCTGAGCCGACACCGTACGACGCTGCGTCGGGCTATAATCgggctgatatcgtgtagtgtgtgCCAGGCATAAAAGACAATTATGTCGGCCTCCAGTTAATGCGTCACATTCTACTACATTATGTTCAGCACATAATTTAATCAACCTTAGCTGCCATCATTCAGTGTTGCATTACCCCCTGTAAGGTGGTTAGTGGCATACACTTTGACCTCACAAAGCTGAAGCCTCCTGTTTACTCCAGGGAGGAACACGTTGATGTAGCGTCCTCTCATCTGGTTGCAGTGGAAGTTCATGATATGGTCACTGGTCAAAGTGTTGACTGCACATCTGAGGGAAGAGACGAGGACAGGAAAACAGACAGATAGTATGGGAGGAAAGACAAACCTATTCCTCCAGAAGATGAAAGCCTTAAAACAGCGTAATACTTCAATGAATGTGAAAAAACAGCTCCTGCCAACTGGATTGGTTAGGGTAATACTGACAAGTACCCAACCTGTGAATCCTGTGGTGAAAACAAAATGGTAATCCAGTCTGATTATCAGGCTGGTTTAACTGATCACATCACCTGggattgttgttgctgttgttctccAGCGAGTTACCAATGCGGATTTCAGCCCCATCTAGC harbors:
- the LOC117245663 gene encoding fucolectin-1; its protein translation is MVNVALGGVAAQSSLWDPLYLPSLVTDGKPDSWYLSGSCVSTLIEDDPWWRVDIGEPYDISTVVVIGRSDCCIDMLDGAEIRIGNSLENNSNNNPRCAVNTLTSDHIMNFHCNQMRGRYINVFLPGVNRRLQLCEVKVYATNHLTGGNATLNDGS